A stretch of the Oceanicola sp. D3 genome encodes the following:
- a CDS encoding multidrug effflux MFS transporter → MSYGSKVRFADRTTPPHVFTLVLVASMTALTMNVFLPSLPSMAAHFNTEYRVIGLAVSLFLAVNAVLQVIVGPLSDWFGRRVVLIVAITIFLGATLGCIYAPTVEVFLFFRMCQAVVAAGMVLSRAIVRDVVPMNQAASMIGYVTMGMSLVPMIAPAIGGKLDEWFGWQASFWLMFGFGVTLLCLVLTDLGETLHTRKARFSEQFRGYPTLLSSYRFWGYALAAAFASGAFFAYLGGAPFVATEYFGLPPSQMGFFFGFPAVGYLLGNAFTGRFASRFGINRMVLWGCILTTCGISLHLCVYLAGLRDPFLFFAFFTFVGLGNGLVMPNAAAGLVSVRPDLAGSASGLGGAIQIAGGAALSALAAALLTEGSTPLPLLIVMVATSVGSLVSICVVLMRERQLAGSPDALT, encoded by the coding sequence ATGAGTTACGGCAGCAAGGTCCGATTTGCGGACCGCACCACCCCACCGCATGTCTTCACCCTCGTGCTCGTCGCTTCGATGACCGCACTGACGATGAACGTGTTTCTGCCCTCGCTCCCCTCGATGGCCGCGCATTTCAACACCGAGTATCGGGTGATCGGCCTTGCCGTCTCACTCTTTCTTGCGGTCAACGCTGTCTTGCAAGTCATCGTTGGCCCCCTCTCCGACTGGTTCGGACGGCGGGTGGTGCTGATCGTCGCCATCACCATCTTCCTCGGCGCGACGCTCGGCTGCATCTACGCCCCTACGGTTGAGGTTTTCCTGTTCTTCCGCATGTGTCAGGCCGTTGTGGCCGCTGGCATGGTGCTGAGCCGCGCCATCGTGCGCGACGTGGTGCCGATGAATCAGGCCGCCTCGATGATCGGCTATGTCACCATGGGCATGAGCCTTGTGCCGATGATCGCCCCCGCCATCGGCGGCAAGCTCGACGAGTGGTTCGGCTGGCAGGCCAGCTTCTGGCTGATGTTCGGCTTCGGCGTGACGCTGCTCTGCCTCGTGCTGACCGACCTCGGTGAAACGCTGCACACCCGCAAGGCCCGCTTCTCCGAGCAGTTCCGCGGCTACCCCACCCTGCTCAGCTCCTACCGGTTCTGGGGCTACGCGCTGGCCGCCGCCTTCGCTTCCGGGGCCTTCTTCGCCTACCTTGGCGGCGCGCCCTTCGTTGCCACCGAGTACTTCGGGCTGCCACCCTCGCAGATGGGCTTCTTCTTCGGCTTTCCCGCCGTCGGCTACCTGCTGGGCAACGCCTTCACCGGGCGGTTCGCCAGCCGCTTCGGGATCAACCGTATGGTGCTCTGGGGCTGCATCCTTACGACCTGCGGTATCTCGCTGCACCTCTGCGTCTACCTCGCAGGGCTGCGCGACCCGTTTCTCTTCTTCGCCTTCTTCACATTCGTCGGGCTGGGCAACGGGCTGGTCATGCCCAATGCCGCGGCGGGGCTGGTGTCTGTCCGGCCAGATCTGGCCGGCTCCGCCTCCGGCCTCGGCGGCGCAATCCAGATTGCAGGCGGCGCAGCCCTCTCGGCGCTGGCCGCCGCCCTGCTCACCGAGGGCTCCACGCCCCTGCCCCTCCTTATCGTGATGGTGGCCACCTCCGTGGGCAGCCTCGTGTCGATCTGCGTGGTGCTGATGCGAGAGCGCCAGCTTGCCGGGTCGCCCGACGCCCTCACCTGA
- the ptsP gene encoding phosphoenolpyruvate--protein phosphotransferase, protein MPDAHQPGSRRLLKRLRETLAEAGEGQERLDKITALIACEMSTDVCSIYLFRDADTLELCATEGLKQEAVHQTRMRLGEGLVGRVALRTTPINTADAPAERGFRYMPETGEERYSAFLGVPIQRLGERLGVLVVQSREARAYSDDDVYGLEVVAMVLAEMAELGIFQSSADGMSARHKHPVLFRGGTGQEGAAEGRVYLHEPRVVVTNPIADDAEAEVIRLREAVDKLRYSVDEMLSAAPLGEGDQRQVLEAYRMFANSKGWLKRMEEDIGRGLSAEAAVEKEQSSARARMEQVPDAYLRERLHDLDDLSNRLLRLLTGQGQDDGSEMPANPVLVARNIGPGELLAYGRKLRGIVLEEGSVGSHAAIVARALAIPLVIHASRITTEALNGDPILVDGDQGMVHLRPEETVQNAFQDKIAMRAKAVERYASIRDLPATDKSGATVALHMNAGLMADLPSLPSSGAEGVGLFRTELQFLVRNSVPRRGELAALYARVLDAAQGKRVAFRTLDIGSDKVLPYMKPQDEPNPAMGWRAIRVGLDKAGVMRMQLQALIRASCGRPLSVMFPFVAQLSEFTEARDHLMRELDREARLGHTLPESVEVGAMLETPSLAYAPQKFFELADFISIGGNDLKQFFFAADRENERVRHRYDCLNVSFLSFLEWIVMRCDATGTPVSFCGEDAGRPLEAACFTAIGLRSLSMRPASIGAVKSLLRRIDLSELRKVIELARTEGEQSVRARVEAWLLDNTDPEEG, encoded by the coding sequence ATGCCAGACGCACATCAACCCGGCAGCCGGCGCCTTCTGAAGCGCCTGCGCGAAACTCTCGCCGAGGCCGGTGAGGGGCAGGAGCGGCTCGACAAGATCACCGCGCTGATTGCCTGCGAGATGAGCACAGATGTCTGCTCCATCTACCTTTTCCGCGATGCCGACACGCTGGAACTTTGCGCCACCGAGGGCCTGAAGCAAGAGGCCGTCCACCAAACCCGGATGCGGCTGGGCGAGGGCCTCGTGGGCCGGGTCGCGCTGCGCACCACGCCGATCAACACCGCCGATGCCCCTGCCGAGCGCGGCTTCCGCTACATGCCCGAAACGGGCGAAGAGCGCTATTCCGCCTTCCTCGGCGTGCCGATCCAGCGGCTGGGCGAGCGGCTGGGCGTGCTGGTAGTGCAAAGCCGCGAAGCGCGCGCCTATTCCGATGATGATGTCTATGGCCTTGAGGTCGTGGCGATGGTGCTGGCCGAAATGGCCGAGCTGGGCATCTTCCAAAGCTCCGCCGATGGCATGTCGGCCCGTCACAAGCACCCGGTGTTGTTCCGGGGCGGCACCGGGCAGGAAGGCGCGGCAGAGGGCCGGGTTTATCTGCACGAGCCGCGCGTGGTTGTCACTAACCCCATCGCCGATGATGCCGAGGCCGAGGTGATCCGCCTGCGCGAGGCGGTCGACAAGCTGCGCTATTCGGTTGACGAAATGCTTTCGGCTGCCCCGCTCGGTGAGGGCGACCAGCGCCAGGTGCTCGAAGCCTACCGCATGTTCGCCAACTCCAAGGGCTGGCTGAAGCGGATGGAGGAAGATATCGGCCGCGGCCTCTCTGCCGAAGCCGCGGTCGAAAAAGAACAATCCTCCGCACGCGCCCGGATGGAGCAGGTGCCAGATGCTTACCTGCGCGAGCGCCTGCACGACCTTGATGATCTCTCCAACCGGCTCTTGCGGCTGCTCACCGGGCAGGGGCAGGATGACGGCTCCGAAATGCCCGCCAACCCGGTTCTGGTGGCCCGCAACATCGGCCCCGGCGAACTGCTGGCCTATGGCCGCAAGCTGCGCGGCATCGTGCTGGAGGAAGGCTCCGTTGGTTCTCACGCGGCCATAGTGGCGCGTGCGCTGGCGATCCCGCTTGTGATCCACGCCAGCCGTATCACCACCGAGGCGTTGAATGGCGATCCGATCCTCGTCGATGGCGATCAGGGCATGGTCCACCTGCGCCCCGAAGAGACGGTGCAGAACGCGTTCCAAGACAAAATCGCCATGCGGGCCAAGGCCGTCGAGCGCTATGCCTCGATCCGTGACCTGCCCGCCACCGACAAATCCGGTGCCACCGTCGCGCTGCACATGAACGCCGGGCTGATGGCCGACCTGCCCTCCCTGCCCTCCTCCGGGGCCGAGGGCGTGGGCCTCTTCCGCACCGAGCTGCAATTTCTGGTGCGCAACTCCGTGCCCCGGCGCGGCGAGTTGGCCGCGCTCTACGCCCGCGTGCTCGACGCCGCGCAGGGCAAGCGCGTTGCCTTCCGCACGCTCGATATCGGCTCCGACAAGGTGCTGCCCTACATGAAGCCGCAAGACGAGCCCAACCCGGCGATGGGTTGGCGCGCCATCCGCGTCGGGCTCGACAAGGCCGGGGTGATGCGGATGCAGCTTCAGGCGCTTATCCGCGCCTCCTGCGGGCGGCCCCTTTCGGTCATGTTCCCCTTCGTGGCGCAGCTGTCAGAGTTTACCGAGGCGCGTGACCACCTGATGCGCGAGCTCGACCGTGAAGCGAGGCTCGGCCACACCCTGCCCGAGTCTGTCGAGGTCGGCGCGATGCTGGAAACCCCATCGCTCGCCTACGCGCCGCAAAAGTTCTTCGAGCTGGCCGACTTCATCTCCATCGGCGGCAACGACCTCAAGCAGTTCTTCTTCGCCGCCGACCGCGAAAACGAGCGCGTGCGCCACCGCTACGATTGCCTGAACGTGTCGTTCCTGAGCTTCCTTGAATGGATCGTCATGCGCTGCGACGCCACGGGAACCCCCGTCAGCTTCTGCGGCGAAGACGCAGGCCGCCCGCTGGAAGCCGCCTGCTTCACCGCCATCGGGTTGCGCTCGCTCTCCATGCGCCCGGCCTCCATCGGCGCGGTAAAGTCGCTGCTGCGTCGGATCGACCTGTCAGAGCTGCGCAAGGTGATCGAACTCGCCCGCACCGAGGGCGAGCAATCCGTGCGCGCCCGGGTGGAAGCCTGGCTGCTGGACAACACCGACCCCGAAGAGGGCTAG
- a CDS encoding YMGG-like glycine zipper-containing protein, protein MQKLIWAAALPFVFALSGCLDNDVQRAAVGAGIGAVAASATDNDPLVGAAVGAGVGALSDDIADAF, encoded by the coding sequence ATGCAAAAACTCATCTGGGCCGCCGCCCTTCCTTTCGTGTTCGCCCTCTCCGGGTGCCTTGACAACGACGTGCAGCGCGCGGCCGTTGGCGCTGGCATCGGTGCCGTTGCCGCAAGCGCAACCGACAACGACCCGCTTGTCGGGGCCGCTGTTGGCGCAGGCGTGGGCGCCCTCTCGGACGACATCGCCGACGCGTTCTAA
- a CDS encoding short-chain fatty acyl-CoA regulator family protein, whose amino-acid sequence MPTQKLYAGAKLREIRTRLNLTQKAFAAKLGVSLPYLNQMENNNRPVSARVVLALAQEFGQDVTELSSGDTERLVTDMREAFADPVFTDTPPMADLRLTASNAPALARAFLELHRAHRQGQERLALLDEAMGTGGPAPISPWEEVRDFFHYCDNYLDAIDRAAERYAGDGTDPDMALKQLEKAGVTLSLTDETALRRFDAEARRLTLPARASAATRRFQIFHQLALITQNTLLEATLDLARFQTDEARAIAKIGLANYFAGAALLPYRVFLEAARDTRHDLERLADRFGASIEQVAHRLSTLQRPGAKGIPFFFVRVDQAGTITKRHSATRLQFARFGGACPLWNVHRAFETPGRFLRQLAETPDGVRYISLACDVSKPGGSFNAPVRRYAIALGCEVAHAADLVYADGLDTSQPAAFEPIGISCRICERTGCHQRSVPPLERRLSVNHNARGLLPYEIDTG is encoded by the coding sequence ATGCCCACGCAAAAGCTCTATGCCGGTGCCAAGCTGCGGGAAATCCGCACGCGGCTGAACCTCACCCAGAAGGCCTTTGCCGCCAAACTGGGGGTATCGCTGCCCTATCTCAACCAGATGGAAAACAACAATCGCCCGGTCTCCGCCCGGGTGGTTCTGGCACTGGCGCAGGAGTTCGGCCAAGACGTCACCGAGCTGTCGTCAGGCGATACCGAGCGCCTTGTCACAGACATGCGCGAGGCCTTTGCCGACCCGGTCTTCACCGACACGCCCCCCATGGCCGACCTCCGCCTGACTGCCTCAAACGCCCCCGCCCTCGCCCGCGCCTTCCTTGAGTTGCACCGCGCGCACCGGCAAGGGCAGGAGCGGCTGGCTTTGCTTGATGAAGCTATGGGCACCGGCGGCCCCGCACCGATTTCGCCATGGGAAGAGGTGCGCGATTTCTTTCACTATTGCGACAATTACCTTGATGCCATCGACCGCGCCGCAGAGCGCTACGCGGGCGACGGGACAGACCCGGACATGGCGCTCAAGCAGCTTGAAAAGGCTGGCGTAACCCTTTCGCTCACTGATGAAACCGCGCTGCGCCGGTTTGATGCCGAGGCCCGCCGCCTCACCCTGCCTGCCCGCGCCTCTGCGGCCACGCGGCGCTTTCAGATCTTTCACCAGCTTGCACTTATCACGCAAAACACGCTGCTGGAGGCCACGCTGGACCTCGCCCGCTTCCAAACCGACGAAGCCCGCGCCATCGCCAAGATCGGATTGGCCAATTACTTCGCCGGTGCTGCCCTGCTGCCCTACCGCGTCTTCCTTGAGGCCGCGCGCGACACCCGGCATGACCTAGAGCGCCTCGCAGATCGCTTCGGCGCCTCCATCGAGCAGGTCGCCCACCGCCTGTCCACGCTCCAACGCCCGGGAGCCAAAGGCATCCCCTTCTTCTTCGTGCGGGTGGATCAGGCAGGCACCATCACCAAGCGGCACTCGGCCACCCGGCTGCAATTCGCCCGTTTCGGTGGGGCCTGCCCGCTTTGGAACGTGCACCGCGCCTTCGAAACGCCGGGCCGCTTCCTGCGCCAATTGGCCGAAACGCCCGATGGGGTGCGCTACATCAGCCTCGCCTGTGATGTGTCAAAGCCCGGCGGCAGCTTCAACGCGCCGGTGCGGCGCTATGCCATCGCGCTTGGCTGCGAGGTCGCGCACGCTGCCGACCTCGTCTATGCCGACGGGCTCGACACCAGCCAACCGGCGGCCTTCGAGCCCATCGGAATTTCCTGCCGGATCTGCGAGCGCACCGGATGCCACCAGCGTTCGGTGCCGCCGCTGGAGCGCCGCCTGAGCGTCAACCACAACGCCCGCGGCCTGCTGCCCTACGAGATCGACACCGGCTAA
- a CDS encoding YMGG-like glycine zipper-containing protein codes for MRKIILGATLPAILLVAACDNDLERAAVGAGVGAVAAEATDNDPVVGAAVGAGVGAISNDL; via the coding sequence ATGCGCAAGATCATTCTGGGCGCGACCCTTCCCGCAATTCTGCTCGTCGCGGCCTGCGACAACGACCTTGAGCGCGCCGCCGTCGGTGCCGGGGTTGGGGCCGTTGCCGCTGAGGCCACGGACAATGACCCGGTTGTCGGGGCGGCGGTTGGCGCGGGCGTGGGCGCCATTTCCAACGACCTCTGA
- a CDS encoding DUF6497 family protein: protein MALPFLAAPAIAKDLPEDWAVLHDALVEVHVGRTEGAEERWLVMRYLAPQIAREGGTLGYDDVAGEMDALCNGAGLATAAGHESPVDQIVIALMDRVVERGQPDPQATQFIASYDITEAGCEWR, encoded by the coding sequence TTGGCGCTGCCGTTCCTTGCCGCCCCTGCCATCGCGAAAGATCTGCCAGAGGATTGGGCCGTGCTGCACGATGCGCTGGTTGAGGTGCATGTGGGCCGTACGGAGGGTGCCGAAGAGCGGTGGCTGGTGATGCGTTACCTTGCCCCGCAGATCGCCCGCGAGGGTGGAACGCTGGGCTATGATGACGTGGCCGGGGAAATGGACGCGCTCTGCAACGGTGCGGGTCTGGCCACGGCGGCGGGGCATGAATCACCTGTCGACCAAATCGTCATCGCATTGATGGACCGGGTGGTGGAACGGGGTCAGCCGGACCCGCAGGCCACGCAATTTATTGCCTCCTATGATATCACCGAGGCCGGGTGCGAGTGGCGATGA
- a CDS encoding acyl-CoA carboxylase subunit beta, whose translation MKDILEQLEERRAEARAGGGQRRIDAQHAKGKLTARERIELLLDEGSFEEFDMFVAHRCTDFGMEEQRPAGDGVVTGWGTINGRMVYVFSQDFTVFGGSLSETHAQKICKIMDMAVQNGAPVIGLNDSGGARIQEGVASLAGYAEVFQRNIMASGVVPQISVIMGPCAGGAVYSPAMTDFIFMVKESSYMFVTGPDVVKTVTNEQVTAEELGGASTHTKKSSVADGAFENDVEAMTEVRRLVDFLPLNNREKPPVRPFFDDVARVEKSLDTLVPENANTPYDMKELIVKIGDEGDFYEIQEDFAKNIITGFIRLEGQTVGVVANQPMVLAGCLDIDSSRKAARFVRFCDAFEIPILTLVDVPGFLPGTSQEYGGVIKHGAKLLFAYGEATVPKVTVITRKAYGGAYDVMASKHLRGDFNYAWPTAEIAVMGAKGATEILYRSELGDPDKIAARAKDYEDRFANPFVAAEKGFIDEVIQPRSTRKRVARAFASLRNKKLTNPWKKHDNIPL comes from the coding sequence ATGAAGGACATTCTGGAGCAACTCGAAGAGCGCCGGGCCGAAGCCCGCGCGGGCGGTGGCCAAAGGCGGATTGATGCGCAGCACGCCAAGGGCAAGCTGACGGCGCGCGAGCGGATCGAGCTGCTGCTCGACGAAGGCAGCTTTGAAGAGTTTGACATGTTCGTGGCCCACCGCTGCACCGATTTCGGCATGGAAGAGCAGCGCCCAGCGGGGGACGGGGTGGTGACCGGCTGGGGAACGATCAATGGCCGCATGGTCTATGTATTTTCGCAGGACTTTACCGTTTTTGGTGGTTCGCTCTCCGAAACCCACGCCCAGAAGATCTGCAAGATCATGGATATGGCGGTGCAGAACGGCGCGCCTGTGATTGGCCTGAACGACTCGGGCGGGGCGCGTATTCAGGAAGGCGTGGCTTCGCTAGCAGGCTATGCCGAGGTGTTCCAGCGCAACATCATGGCCTCCGGCGTGGTGCCGCAGATCAGCGTCATCATGGGCCCCTGCGCAGGCGGCGCGGTGTATAGCCCGGCGATGACCGACTTCATCTTCATGGTGAAGGAAAGCAGCTACATGTTCGTCACCGGGCCAGATGTGGTGAAAACCGTTACAAATGAACAGGTTACCGCCGAAGAGCTGGGCGGCGCCTCTACCCATACGAAGAAGTCGAGCGTGGCCGATGGGGCCTTCGAAAACGACGTGGAAGCGATGACGGAAGTGCGGCGGCTGGTGGATTTTCTGCCGCTGAACAACCGTGAGAAGCCCCCTGTGCGCCCCTTCTTCGATGATGTGGCGCGGGTGGAAAAGAGCCTCGACACGCTGGTGCCCGAAAACGCGAATACCCCTTACGACATGAAGGAACTGATCGTGAAGATCGGTGACGAGGGGGATTTTTACGAGATCCAAGAAGACTTCGCCAAGAACATCATCACCGGCTTCATCCGGCTGGAAGGGCAGACAGTGGGCGTGGTGGCGAATCAGCCGATGGTGCTGGCCGGGTGCCTCGACATTGATTCGTCGCGGAAGGCCGCCCGATTCGTGCGGTTCTGCGATGCCTTCGAGATTCCCATCCTGACGCTGGTGGACGTGCCGGGCTTTCTTCCGGGCACTTCGCAGGAGTATGGCGGGGTGATCAAACACGGGGCGAAGCTGCTGTTCGCCTATGGCGAGGCGACGGTGCCGAAGGTGACGGTGATCACCCGCAAGGCCTACGGTGGGGCCTATGATGTGATGGCCTCCAAGCACCTGCGCGGCGACTTCAATTACGCTTGGCCCACCGCCGAGATTGCGGTGATGGGAGCCAAGGGGGCAACGGAAATTCTGTACCGCAGCGAGTTGGGCGACCCGGATAAAATCGCCGCCCGCGCGAAGGATTACGAGGACCGGTTTGCCAACCCCTTCGTGGCCGCGGAGAAGGGCTTTATAGATGAGGTGATCCAGCCGCGCTCAACCCGCAAGCGAGTGGCGCGGGCTTTTGCATCTCTCAGAAACAAGAAACTGACCAACCCTTGGAAGAAGCACGACAACATTCCGCTCTGA
- a CDS encoding YdcH family protein encodes MSQNTPHELNEDFPGREAEISALKQNDAHFARMVARYHELNRAIHRAETNVEPTDDLHMLEMRKERMHLKDQVAAALNLVA; translated from the coding sequence ATGTCGCAGAACACCCCGCATGAACTGAACGAAGATTTCCCGGGCCGCGAAGCCGAGATTTCGGCGCTCAAGCAGAATGACGCGCATTTTGCCCGGATGGTGGCGCGCTATCACGAGCTGAACCGCGCGATCCACCGGGCCGAGACCAATGTGGAGCCGACCGACGATTTGCACATGCTGGAAATGCGCAAGGAGCGGATGCACCTGAAGGATCAGGTGGCGGCGGCGCTCAACCTTGTCGCGTGA
- a CDS encoding aspartate kinase: MPLLVMKFGGTSVASLDRIRRAAKRVGREVANGYDVIVIVSAMSGETNKLVGYVEETSQLYDAREYDAVVSSGEQVTAGLMALTLQEMDVPARSWQGWQVPLKTTNAHAAARIEEIPTDNITAKFDEGMKVAVVAGFQGIAPDGRVTTLGRGGSDTTAVAFAAAFGAERCDIYTDVDGVYTTDPRITDKARKLDKIAFEEMLELASLGAKVLQTRSVELAMRYNVRLRVLSSFEEQSDEAGTLICAEEDIVESKAVNGVAASREEAKMTVISVADRPGIAAAIFGPLSEAGVNVDMIVQNISEEGRTDMTFSCPINQVARAEKALGEAKTAGELNFREIVADTDVAKISVVGIGMRSQSGVAAKMFQTLRDENINIKVIATSEIKISVLVDRKYTELAVQALHDAFELEKG, from the coding sequence ATGCCCCTTCTGGTGATGAAATTCGGCGGAACATCCGTCGCCTCGCTTGATCGTATCCGCCGCGCCGCCAAGCGCGTGGGCCGCGAAGTGGCCAATGGCTATGACGTGATCGTCATCGTCTCGGCCATGTCGGGCGAAACCAACAAGCTCGTCGGCTATGTCGAGGAAACCTCGCAGCTCTACGACGCCCGCGAATATGATGCGGTTGTCAGCTCCGGCGAGCAGGTGACGGCGGGCCTGATGGCGCTCACCTTGCAGGAAATGGACGTGCCCGCGCGCAGCTGGCAGGGCTGGCAGGTGCCGCTGAAAACCACCAACGCCCATGCCGCTGCCCGGATTGAAGAGATCCCGACAGATAATATCACGGCCAAGTTCGACGAAGGCATGAAAGTGGCCGTTGTGGCCGGCTTTCAAGGCATCGCCCCCGATGGCCGCGTCACCACGCTGGGCCGGGGCGGCTCCGACACCACCGCCGTTGCCTTCGCCGCCGCCTTCGGGGCCGAGCGCTGCGATATCTACACCGATGTAGATGGCGTCTACACCACTGACCCGCGCATCACCGACAAGGCCCGCAAGCTCGACAAGATCGCCTTCGAGGAGATGCTGGAGCTGGCCAGCCTTGGCGCCAAGGTGCTGCAAACCCGCTCCGTCGAGCTGGCCATGCGCTACAACGTGCGCCTGCGGGTGCTGTCGAGTTTCGAAGAACAATCCGATGAAGCGGGCACCCTGATCTGTGCCGAGGAGGATATCGTGGAAAGCAAAGCCGTAAACGGCGTGGCCGCAAGCCGCGAAGAAGCCAAGATGACAGTGATCTCCGTGGCCGACCGCCCCGGCATCGCCGCCGCCATCTTCGGCCCGCTCTCCGAGGCCGGGGTGAACGTGGACATGATCGTGCAGAACATCTCCGAAGAAGGCCGCACGGATATGACCTTCTCCTGCCCGATCAATCAGGTCGCCCGCGCCGAGAAGGCTCTGGGCGAGGCCAAGACGGCGGGGGAGCTGAACTTCCGCGAGATCGTGGCCGACACCGACGTGGCCAAAATCTCGGTTGTCGGCATCGGCATGCGCTCGCAATCGGGCGTGGCTGCCAAGATGTTCCAGACGCTGCGCGACGAGAACATCAACATCAAGGTCATCGCCACCTCCGAGATCAAGATCTCGGTTCTGGTCGACCGCAAGTACACCGAGCTGGCCGTGCAGGCCCTGCACGACGCCTTCGAGCTGGAGAAGGGCTGA